A window of Hymenobacter aerilatus contains these coding sequences:
- a CDS encoding SDR family NAD(P)-dependent oxidoreductase — translation MTTSKIALVTGGSRGLGKNIALSLAQKGIDVLLTYHSQQADAAAVVAEIEALGRKAVALQLNTADVSSFDAFFAQLPETLQATFGTTRFDFLINNAGTSLQTPFADTTEAQFDEMLNIHLKGVFFLTQKALPLLQDGGRIINMSSATTRISYPGASAYAIMKGAVDVLTRYMAVELGARGIAVNVVAPGAIFGGGAMTDTPEIRAYVTQMTALGRPGLPDDVGGVVAFLCTEDAKWLNGQRLELTGGVSL, via the coding sequence ATGACAACTTCCAAAATAGCTTTGGTAACCGGCGGCAGCCGGGGCTTAGGCAAAAACATTGCGCTGAGCCTGGCGCAAAAAGGCATCGACGTACTGCTCACCTACCACAGCCAGCAAGCCGACGCGGCCGCCGTGGTAGCCGAAATAGAAGCACTGGGCCGCAAGGCCGTGGCCCTGCAACTCAACACCGCCGACGTCAGCAGCTTCGACGCTTTCTTCGCGCAATTGCCGGAGACCTTGCAGGCCACTTTCGGCACTACGCGCTTTGATTTTCTCATCAACAACGCTGGCACCAGCCTGCAAACTCCCTTTGCCGATACCACGGAGGCGCAGTTTGATGAGATGCTGAATATTCACCTTAAAGGCGTATTCTTCCTCACGCAGAAGGCGCTGCCGTTGCTCCAGGATGGCGGGCGCATCATCAATATGTCGTCGGCCACCACGCGTATTTCCTACCCTGGCGCATCGGCGTATGCTATTATGAAGGGCGCGGTGGATGTGCTCACGCGATATATGGCCGTAGAGCTAGGCGCGCGGGGCATTGCCGTGAACGTGGTAGCACCGGGGGCCATCTTCGGGGGCGGGGCCATGACCGACACGCCAGAAATACGGGCGTACGTGACCCAGATGACTGCCCTCGGCCGGCCAGGCCTGCCCGACGACGTAGGCGGGGTAGTGGCTTTCCTGTGCACCGAAGACGCGAAGTGGCTCAACGGCCAGCGCCTCGAACTGACCGGTGGCGTAAGCTTATAA
- a CDS encoding heavy metal translocating P-type ATPase, which yields MNAVAPEVPTHVACTHCGDECSNDAILLDKQPFCCAGCKAVYELLQTNNLCAYYALNERPGQKVKTLELPGRFDYLDSEAVQAQLLTFRSDTLARLTLTVPQMHCASCIWLLEKLYQLNPGILESRVNFLRKEISISYQPERTSLKEVVKLLTAVGYEPQITLAELGAQPHHHNRRLYYQLGLAGFCFGNVMLLAFPDYFSFTEQLQGEFGRFFGYISLLLSLPVLLYSARGFFQSAWQGVRQRYINLDFPISLGLSALFLTSVFDILTQRGPGYLDSFTGLVFFMLIGKWVQQRTYDALRFDRDFTSYFPVAVTLLTPIGEQSVSVKELKVGQRILVRHQEVIPADAMLMRGTGQIDYSFVSGESVPVAKVAGEVVYAGGRQTGEAVELEVVREVSQGYLTQLWNNPAFQKTEKQTLETYANTVGRYFVAATLLLAAGAVAYWYPRDPQMALRAFTSVLVIACPCALSLATPFALGAALRTFGRLKFYLKNSGVVETLGRVDTIVFDKTGTLTEVKRSTVEYLGRPLTTTETQLVAAVVRQSTHPLSQRLARELSPASYAVHNFTELPGQGVSGVVNGVQVKIGSAAFAGDQRRAPEAAEEVDQLQSRVYVALNGEPLGCYVFRNVYRDDLQPILADLSQRYHLAVLSGDNSTERDRLRELFGPKAELRFHQSPQDKLDYVAALRQQGRRVLMVGDGLNDAGALQQADAGIALTDTLTNFSPACDAILDASSFGRFATFLRFSQDCLQIVLATFVLSFCYNGIGLGLAVQGKFTPIVSAILMPISSLSVMIFSTLLVRYAAYKRTL from the coding sequence ATGAATGCTGTTGCCCCCGAAGTCCCTACCCACGTTGCCTGCACCCATTGCGGCGATGAATGCTCCAACGACGCTATCCTACTCGATAAGCAGCCGTTTTGCTGTGCCGGCTGCAAGGCCGTGTACGAGTTGCTGCAAACCAACAACCTGTGCGCCTACTATGCCCTCAACGAGCGGCCCGGCCAGAAGGTAAAAACGCTGGAGCTGCCCGGCCGTTTCGACTACCTCGATTCGGAAGCCGTACAGGCGCAGCTACTCACGTTTCGGTCGGATACGCTGGCCCGGCTCACGCTCACGGTTCCACAGATGCACTGCGCCTCGTGTATCTGGCTGCTGGAGAAGCTCTACCAACTGAATCCGGGTATTCTGGAGTCGCGGGTGAATTTTCTGCGCAAGGAAATCAGTATCAGTTATCAACCTGAAAGAACATCGCTGAAAGAGGTAGTGAAGCTGCTCACGGCCGTGGGCTACGAGCCGCAGATCACGCTGGCCGAGCTGGGCGCCCAGCCTCATCACCACAACCGGCGGCTGTACTACCAACTCGGGCTGGCGGGCTTCTGCTTCGGCAATGTGATGCTGCTGGCTTTTCCCGACTACTTCAGCTTCACGGAGCAATTGCAGGGCGAGTTTGGGCGGTTTTTCGGCTACATCAGCCTGCTGCTGAGCTTGCCGGTGCTGCTGTATAGTGCGCGGGGCTTCTTCCAGTCGGCGTGGCAGGGTGTGCGGCAGCGCTACATCAACCTCGATTTCCCGATCAGCCTGGGTCTGAGCGCGTTGTTTTTGACCAGCGTATTCGATATTCTGACGCAACGCGGCCCCGGCTACCTCGATTCGTTTACGGGCCTGGTGTTCTTTATGCTGATTGGCAAATGGGTGCAGCAGCGCACCTACGACGCCCTGCGCTTCGACCGTGACTTCACCTCCTACTTCCCCGTGGCCGTCACGTTATTGACTCCTATTGGCGAGCAGTCAGTATCGGTGAAGGAACTGAAGGTAGGGCAGCGCATCCTGGTGCGCCACCAGGAGGTAATTCCCGCCGATGCCATGCTGATGCGCGGCACAGGGCAGATCGACTACTCCTTTGTATCGGGCGAGAGCGTGCCGGTGGCGAAGGTGGCGGGCGAGGTGGTGTATGCCGGCGGCCGCCAAACCGGCGAGGCGGTGGAGTTGGAAGTAGTGCGCGAAGTGTCGCAGGGCTACCTCACCCAGCTCTGGAACAATCCTGCCTTTCAGAAAACCGAGAAGCAAACGCTGGAAACCTACGCCAACACGGTGGGCCGCTACTTTGTGGCCGCGACGTTGCTGCTGGCCGCCGGCGCCGTAGCGTATTGGTACCCACGCGACCCGCAAATGGCGCTACGGGCGTTTACTTCGGTGCTGGTCATTGCCTGTCCCTGCGCCCTGTCGCTGGCTACGCCGTTTGCCCTGGGCGCGGCACTACGCACGTTTGGGCGGTTGAAGTTCTACCTCAAAAACTCGGGTGTGGTCGAAACACTAGGCCGCGTCGATACCATCGTGTTTGATAAAACCGGCACGCTCACTGAGGTAAAACGCTCGACGGTAGAGTACCTCGGCCGGCCGCTGACCACCACTGAAACGCAGCTGGTAGCGGCTGTAGTGCGCCAATCGACGCACCCGCTAAGTCAGCGCCTGGCGCGGGAGCTGAGTCCGGCAAGCTATGCCGTTCACAACTTCACCGAACTCCCCGGCCAGGGGGTGAGCGGGGTAGTAAACGGCGTGCAAGTGAAGATAGGCTCGGCGGCTTTCGCCGGCGACCAGCGCCGTGCACCGGAGGCGGCCGAAGAAGTTGACCAGCTTCAATCCCGCGTGTACGTGGCCCTGAATGGGGAACCGCTGGGCTGCTACGTGTTCCGCAACGTGTACCGCGACGACCTCCAACCCATCCTCGCCGACCTCAGCCAGCGTTACCACTTGGCGGTGCTGTCCGGCGATAATAGCACCGAGCGCGACCGGCTGCGCGAACTGTTCGGGCCGAAGGCGGAGTTGCGCTTCCACCAGTCGCCCCAAGACAAGCTCGACTACGTGGCCGCCCTGCGTCAGCAAGGTAGGCGCGTGCTCATGGTAGGCGACGGATTGAACGACGCCGGCGCCCTGCAACAAGCCGACGCCGGCATTGCCCTCACCGATACCCTCACCAATTTCTCCCCCGCCTGCGACGCCATTCTGGACGCCAGCAGCTTCGGCCGTTTCGCCACGTTTCTGCGCTTTTCGCAGGACTGCCTGCAAATCGTGCTGGCCACGTTCGTGCTATCGTTCTGCTACAACGGCATCGGGCTGGGGCTGGCGGTGCAGGGCAAGTTTACGCCCATCGTCTCGGCCATTCTGATGCCCATCAGCTCCTTGAGCGTGATGATCTTTTCGACGCTGCTAGTGCGCTACGCAGCCTACAAACGCACATTATGA
- the ccoS gene encoding cbb3-type cytochrome oxidase assembly protein CcoS: MNIIFILIGVSLTVALTFLGAFLWAVRSGQYDDDYTPSVRVLFEEEAE; encoded by the coding sequence ATGAACATCATTTTCATTCTGATTGGCGTCAGCCTTACGGTGGCGCTCACGTTCCTGGGTGCCTTCCTGTGGGCCGTGCGCTCGGGACAGTACGACGACGACTACACGCCCTCGGTGCGGGTGTTGTTTGAGGAAGAGGCGGAGTAA
- a CDS encoding response regulator yields the protein MKTILLIEDNEALRENTAEILELAGYAVVTAENGKVGVEQALATKPDLVICDIMMPVLDGYGVLHIFNQNPQLSGVPFIFLTAKTERTDLRRGMELGADDYLTKPFDETELLSAITSRLNRFQHLKAEYNLQAEGLTEFLNDAQAVGNLESLSADRRVHTVRRKQDIYVEGDEPIRLYFLKAGRVKTVKTTNAGKELITGLYHPGDFFGYLSLLTQTAYDDSAVALDDAELVYIPKHDFLQLLTRNAEVGQQFIRLLAGRVSEREQQLLDMAYNSIRRRVADTLLHLHEQTTDSAPLIQLSRDDMAAMVGTASESLIRTLSEFRQSGYVDLTPQGIRVVQPDKLRTANW from the coding sequence ATGAAAACCATTCTGCTGATTGAGGACAACGAGGCACTACGCGAAAACACGGCCGAGATTCTGGAGCTGGCGGGCTACGCCGTTGTCACGGCCGAAAACGGCAAGGTAGGCGTAGAACAGGCCCTAGCTACCAAGCCCGATCTGGTGATTTGCGACATTATGATGCCCGTGCTGGATGGCTACGGAGTGCTGCATATCTTCAACCAGAATCCGCAGCTTTCGGGTGTGCCATTCATCTTCCTGACCGCCAAAACCGAGCGTACCGACCTGCGCCGTGGCATGGAGCTTGGCGCCGACGACTACCTCACCAAGCCCTTCGACGAAACCGAGCTGCTGAGCGCCATCACAAGCCGCCTGAACCGCTTTCAGCACCTCAAAGCCGAGTACAACCTACAAGCCGAGGGCCTGACCGAGTTCCTGAACGATGCTCAGGCGGTAGGCAACCTGGAAAGCCTGTCGGCCGACCGGCGCGTGCACACCGTGCGCCGCAAGCAGGATATTTACGTGGAAGGCGACGAGCCTATTCGGCTGTATTTCCTGAAAGCGGGTAGAGTGAAAACGGTAAAAACCACCAACGCGGGCAAGGAGCTGATTACGGGCCTCTACCACCCCGGCGACTTTTTCGGCTACCTGTCCCTACTCACGCAAACCGCCTACGATGACTCGGCCGTAGCCCTCGACGATGCCGAACTGGTGTATATCCCGAAGCACGACTTTCTGCAACTGCTCACCCGCAATGCCGAGGTAGGGCAGCAATTTATTCGCCTGCTGGCCGGACGCGTGAGCGAGCGAGAACAGCAGTTGCTGGACATGGCCTACAACTCCATCCGCCGCCGCGTGGCCGACACGCTGCTGCACCTGCACGAGCAAACCACCGACAGTGCCCCGCTCATCCAACTCTCCCGCGACGACATGGCCGCCATGGTCGGTACCGCTTCTGAGTCGCTGATTCGGACCCTAAGCGAGTTCCGCCAATCCGGCTATGTGGACCTGACGCCCCAAGGCATTAGGGTAGTGCAGCCCGACAAGCTGCGGACGGCCAATTGGTAA
- a CDS encoding group III truncated hemoglobin: MQTLPDIRTEADITTLINTFYEKVGLDELLGPIFQADAQVHWPQPLFTMQAFWKRVLLNTGGADGWPFPGGLVLPNTGEYFQRWRQLFLAAVEDNFNGPIAEAAKAKAQEIARMFEYKRQPRTLLSFLRTL; encoded by the coding sequence ATGCAAACCCTTCCCGACATCCGCACCGAAGCCGACATCACCACGCTCATCAACACTTTCTACGAAAAGGTAGGGCTCGACGAGCTGCTCGGCCCCATCTTCCAGGCCGATGCGCAGGTGCACTGGCCGCAGCCACTGTTCACCATGCAGGCCTTCTGGAAAAGGGTGCTGCTGAACACCGGTGGCGCCGATGGCTGGCCCTTTCCCGGCGGCTTGGTGCTACCCAACACGGGCGAGTATTTCCAGCGGTGGCGGCAGCTGTTTTTAGCCGCCGTAGAAGATAACTTCAACGGACCCATTGCTGAGGCTGCCAAGGCCAAAGCGCAGGAAATCGCGCGGATGTTTGAGTACAAGCGCCAACCACGCACGCTGCTTAGTTTTTTAAGAACTTTGTAA
- a CDS encoding sensor histidine kinase, whose protein sequence is MLSTSFTPILTDILFNQAKEFVGVYDVALGWFVQVNPAGIHLLGYPSEQALLTASDSSQPLAAVDWQHLQEIAQRQGHYEIEAEISRLQGTSFWARIELTAFISEQKPYLLVRLMEQSRLHQAERELAQSVRRFEAVVANATIGIIMCNRAGEIVSANRTSHQLFGYPEDELLGQPIEVLVPHSVAHRHEQLRHSFNAQPSVRAMGAHRGDLLARRKDGSEFPTEISLSYFYLDEELYVVSYIVDITFKKNAERELIAQRQYVERLNTELEQKVADRTHALLNTLEQLEQRTDELTRALAAEQELGELKSRFVSMASHEFRTPLTAVLTSATLIEKYPHTDQQDKRQKHLQRIRGSVRHLNDILEEFLSVGRIEEGRIEAKPVRLLLDALLTETIQDVQGLLKAGQTVQTELHCAQPIWLDTSLLRKILVNLLSNAIKYSGENSVVTVQAVCVGNQLTLTVQDQGMGISQEDQEHLFERFFRARNVTNLPGTGLGLYIVASYLQLLGGTIALHSELHVGTTVTLTIPYENHSAD, encoded by the coding sequence ATGCTATCAACCTCCTTTACACCTATTCTGACGGATATTCTGTTCAACCAGGCCAAGGAATTCGTGGGAGTATATGACGTGGCGCTCGGCTGGTTTGTGCAGGTTAATCCGGCGGGGATACACTTGTTGGGCTACCCCTCGGAGCAGGCTCTGCTAACTGCCTCAGACTCTTCTCAGCCGCTGGCTGCCGTAGACTGGCAGCACTTACAGGAAATAGCTCAGCGGCAAGGCCACTACGAAATAGAAGCAGAAATCAGCCGTCTGCAGGGCACTTCGTTCTGGGCGCGTATTGAGCTAACGGCTTTCATCTCTGAGCAAAAGCCCTACCTATTGGTGCGCCTCATGGAGCAAAGCCGCTTGCATCAGGCCGAGCGCGAACTGGCCCAGAGTGTGCGCCGCTTCGAGGCGGTGGTAGCCAACGCCACCATCGGGATTATCATGTGCAATCGGGCGGGCGAAATCGTGTCGGCCAATCGTACTTCCCATCAGCTGTTTGGGTATCCGGAGGATGAACTGCTGGGCCAGCCCATTGAGGTGCTGGTGCCCCACTCCGTAGCCCACCGACACGAGCAGTTGCGCCATTCTTTCAACGCCCAGCCCTCGGTGCGGGCGATGGGCGCCCACCGCGGCGACCTGCTGGCCCGCCGCAAAGACGGCAGCGAGTTCCCTACCGAAATCAGCCTCAGCTACTTCTACCTGGATGAGGAGCTGTACGTAGTGTCCTACATCGTCGACATCACCTTTAAAAAGAATGCCGAGCGCGAGCTGATTGCCCAGCGCCAGTACGTGGAGCGCCTGAACACGGAGCTAGAGCAGAAGGTAGCCGACCGCACCCACGCCCTACTAAACACGTTGGAGCAGCTAGAGCAACGTACCGACGAGCTGACCCGCGCCCTGGCCGCCGAGCAGGAGCTGGGCGAGCTGAAGTCACGCTTCGTAAGCATGGCTTCGCACGAGTTCCGCACCCCGCTCACGGCCGTACTCACCTCGGCTACCCTCATCGAGAAATACCCCCACACTGACCAGCAGGACAAGCGCCAAAAGCACTTGCAGCGCATTCGCGGCTCGGTGCGCCACCTCAACGATATTCTGGAAGAATTTCTGTCGGTGGGCCGCATTGAGGAAGGTAGGATTGAGGCCAAACCAGTGCGCCTGCTGCTCGACGCCCTCCTCACCGAAACCATTCAGGACGTGCAAGGATTGCTGAAAGCCGGCCAAACCGTGCAGACCGAGTTGCACTGCGCCCAACCCATTTGGCTGGATACGTCGCTGCTCCGCAAGATTCTGGTGAATCTGCTTTCCAATGCCATTAAGTATTCCGGCGAAAACTCGGTGGTGACGGTGCAGGCCGTCTGCGTGGGGAACCAGCTCACGCTCACGGTGCAGGACCAGGGCATGGGCATTTCGCAGGAAGACCAGGAACACTTATTCGAGCGGTTTTTTCGCGCCCGCAACGTCACCAACCTGCCCGGCACTGGGCTGGGGCTCTACATTGTGGCCAGCTACCTACAGCTGCTGGGCGGCACCATTGCCCTGCACAGCGAGCTGCACGTGGGCACCACAGTCACGCTTACTATTCCCTATGAAAACCATTCTGCTGATTGA
- a CDS encoding thioredoxin, whose protein sequence is MTFVSQLSPPPHTTDTAVLLVLLPITTNDSRQQHRIRVALEQLQQQLSPAIRVLKIDEATHPAVVHSFHAQQLPACVLVRQGVELWRQQGLPDAENEVALLLSKLTYNDPTCTVS, encoded by the coding sequence GTGACGTTCGTTTCTCAACTCTCTCCGCCGCCGCACACCACCGACACTGCCGTGCTGCTGGTGCTGCTCCCAATCACTACCAACGATAGTCGGCAGCAGCACCGAATTCGGGTGGCTCTGGAGCAGTTGCAGCAGCAACTCAGCCCGGCTATTCGGGTGCTCAAAATCGACGAAGCCACGCATCCGGCGGTGGTGCACAGCTTCCATGCCCAGCAGCTGCCCGCGTGCGTGCTGGTGCGGCAAGGCGTGGAGCTATGGCGGCAGCAAGGCCTGCCAGATGCCGAGAACGAGGTAGCTCTGCTACTTTCAAAGCTAACCTACAATGACCCTACCTGCACAGTCTCCTAA
- a CDS encoding helix-turn-helix domain-containing protein — protein MHSPLLTEFYQELTTCTGSDLNALLPSGIQQEVGHFNVFNLDELWQPAREKPAVPYACRSFYKISLLTGRSRVDYPDKSFDLEQSTLFFSAPQTPHYWLPEERQSGYFCVFTPEFLLPAKSGVVLEELPLFKAEGYPVFQLSEEVGARVQSVFQRMEEEMASDYAYKYDLLRTYVLELIHLGQKLQPATALHPVHSAAARLSSLFAELLERQFPLETPQQQLRLRTAKDYADHLAVHVNHLNKVLKETTGRTTTDLLGTRIAQEAQTLLRQTHWTMAEIADSLGFTDVAHFSHFFKRHTLVTPGAFRGLEVV, from the coding sequence ATGCATTCTCCTCTGCTCACCGAGTTTTACCAGGAACTTACCACCTGCACCGGCTCCGACCTAAATGCACTGCTACCCAGCGGCATTCAGCAGGAGGTAGGGCACTTCAACGTGTTTAACCTAGACGAACTATGGCAGCCCGCGCGCGAAAAACCCGCGGTGCCGTATGCCTGTCGGTCCTTTTACAAGATCAGCCTGCTTACCGGGCGCAGTCGGGTAGACTATCCCGACAAAAGCTTCGATCTGGAGCAGTCCACCTTGTTTTTCTCTGCCCCCCAAACGCCGCACTACTGGTTGCCAGAAGAAAGACAAAGCGGGTATTTCTGCGTGTTCACGCCGGAGTTTCTGCTGCCGGCCAAAAGCGGGGTAGTGCTCGAAGAGCTGCCGCTTTTCAAAGCAGAAGGCTACCCCGTTTTCCAACTGTCGGAGGAGGTAGGGGCCCGCGTGCAGTCGGTTTTCCAGCGAATGGAGGAGGAAATGGCTTCCGATTACGCTTATAAGTACGACCTGCTGCGCACCTACGTGCTTGAACTGATTCATCTGGGGCAGAAGCTGCAACCGGCCACCGCGCTGCACCCCGTGCATAGTGCGGCGGCTCGCCTCTCCTCGTTGTTTGCGGAGCTGCTGGAACGGCAGTTTCCGCTCGAAACGCCGCAGCAGCAACTCCGCCTGCGCACAGCCAAAGACTACGCCGACCACCTGGCCGTGCACGTCAACCACCTCAACAAAGTACTGAAGGAAACCACCGGCCGCACCACCACCGACTTGCTCGGGACGCGCATTGCGCAGGAGGCGCAAACCCTGCTGCGGCAAACGCACTGGACGATGGCAGAAATTGCGGATAGCCTAGGCTTTACCGACGTGGCTCACTTCTCCCATTTCTTTAAGCGCCACACATTGGTAACGCCCGGCGCGTTCCGAGGCTTGGAAGTAGTTTGA
- a CDS encoding group III truncated hemoglobin, whose translation MPTLADIHTEADIKLLIDSFYDKVNQDELLAPIFNGVAHVNWATHLPTMYDFWSSLLLGTGRYRGRPFPKHLPLPVDATHFQRWLTLFRATVDEHFAGPKADEAKQRALSIATVFEYRIRQYNSLSIL comes from the coding sequence ATGCCCACTCTAGCCGATATTCACACCGAAGCCGATATCAAGTTGCTCATCGACAGCTTCTATGATAAAGTAAACCAGGATGAGCTACTGGCGCCCATTTTCAACGGCGTGGCGCACGTGAATTGGGCTACCCATCTGCCCACCATGTACGACTTCTGGAGCAGCCTGCTGCTGGGCACCGGGCGCTACCGCGGCCGGCCGTTTCCCAAGCACCTGCCACTGCCCGTCGATGCCACGCATTTTCAGCGCTGGCTCACGCTGTTTCGTGCCACGGTAGACGAGCATTTCGCTGGCCCGAAGGCCGACGAAGCCAAGCAACGGGCGCTGAGTATTGCCACTGTATTTGAGTACCGCATTCGGCAGTACAACTCGCTGTCGATTCTGTAG
- a CDS encoding TlpA family protein disulfide reductase, producing the protein MQNRIQINEQSVVKNASGSLLPYVVWRQMVGTGDYTLKTAPDFSPTSPVFVVVQRTPAEREQYLSQLPAPQESPFFMTGHTIAPFKLRDVNGHKFDSKELKGKIVVLNFWFIRCGPCRMEIPELNTLVKQYAGREDVVFLAVALDERADIQDFVQQYPYDYALIPAGRYVAQGYGIKSYPTNLVLDREGKVVFHAQYHPNMAYFLQKAIDTVP; encoded by the coding sequence GTGCAAAATCGGATTCAGATCAACGAGCAGTCGGTGGTGAAGAACGCCAGCGGCTCGTTGTTACCCTATGTGGTGTGGCGCCAGATGGTAGGCACGGGCGACTACACACTCAAAACAGCCCCCGATTTCTCGCCTACCAGCCCGGTGTTTGTGGTAGTGCAGCGCACGCCTGCCGAGCGCGAGCAATATCTGTCGCAACTGCCGGCCCCACAGGAAAGCCCTTTCTTCATGACTGGCCACACCATCGCGCCCTTCAAACTGCGCGATGTGAACGGGCATAAGTTTGATAGCAAAGAGCTAAAGGGAAAAATTGTGGTGTTGAACTTCTGGTTTATCCGTTGCGGCCCCTGTCGGATGGAGATTCCCGAACTCAATACACTAGTAAAACAATATGCTGGCCGAGAAGATGTTGTGTTCTTGGCCGTTGCGCTAGACGAGCGTGCTGATATCCAAGACTTCGTGCAGCAGTACCCTTACGACTATGCCTTAATTCCAGCTGGGCGCTACGTAGCACAGGGATACGGTATCAAATCTTACCCTACAAATCTGGTATTGGATCGGGAAGGAAAAGTAGTGTTTCACGCACAGTACCATCCTAATATGGCGTACTTCCTCCAAAAGGCCATTGATACTGTGCCGTAA
- a CDS encoding superoxide dismutase yields the protein MAFELPALPYAYDALEPSFDAQTMEIHHTKHHQAYVTNLNNAIAGTELEGKSLEDLMQNIATAPIAVRNNGGGHWNHSLFWTILSPNGGGEPTGAVAEAINKAFGSYEKFKEEFTKAATTRFGSGWAWLCKQADGSLQICSTPNQDNPLMPDTGCNGTPILGLDVWEHSYYLKYQNKRPDYIAAFYNLINWDEVNKRFSAAS from the coding sequence ATGGCTTTTGAACTGCCCGCACTACCCTACGCCTACGACGCGCTGGAGCCTTCTTTCGATGCGCAGACGATGGAAATCCACCATACTAAGCACCATCAGGCCTACGTAACCAACCTGAACAACGCCATTGCTGGCACCGAACTGGAAGGCAAGTCGCTGGAAGACCTGATGCAGAACATTGCTACGGCTCCTATCGCGGTGCGCAACAACGGCGGCGGCCACTGGAACCACTCGCTGTTCTGGACCATCCTGTCGCCCAACGGTGGCGGTGAGCCCACGGGTGCTGTAGCTGAGGCTATCAACAAGGCATTTGGCAGCTACGAGAAATTCAAGGAAGAATTCACTAAAGCTGCTACTACCCGCTTCGGCTCGGGCTGGGCGTGGCTGTGCAAGCAGGCCGATGGCTCGCTGCAAATCTGCTCTACCCCCAACCAGGACAACCCCCTGATGCCCGACACCGGCTGCAACGGCACTCCCATCCTGGGCCTCGACGTGTGGGAGCACTCCTACTACCTGAAGTACCAAAACAAGCGCCCCGACTACATCGCGGCCTTCTACAACCTCATCAACTGGGATGAAGTGAACAAGCGCTTCTCGGCTGCTAGCTAA